Within the Takifugu flavidus isolate HTHZ2018 chromosome 20, ASM371156v2, whole genome shotgun sequence genome, the region ATATCTAAGACATGGCTTGTACTGTTTTTATATTAATTCCACAGTTCACTTTCGCTTACCTGTGTATAAATTCGAGAATAGTGTCGGAATATAATATAAGCCCATTTATGTCACGCATTGCTGCCACTCTCATCTTTATTCCCATTTTGTAACCTCCGCCGATACGTGCTAGTAAAACCATTCAAAAAGTTATAaacgattttttttaaataaaatgttgatATTGGGCCATAATGGGCTGATTACATTTCGATGTTTCAGATCTTCCCATCTTGGATTTTCCCATCATCAAAGTCAAAGCGTTGATCCTAAAACAACCTGCTGGATGACCGTGTATTAGTATATACTGTACTACAAATATGAGGCACGTAATTTTTTTTGCTTAGGAGTAATTAATATGTTTCAACCTGACTGTTCACGATTCACTGTAGGTGACGAGTGTTTGAGTTTTCCGGACGCTTCCTGGAGGCAACGAAGATGCGTTCACGTCCGCGTAATTGCACAGCCTACGTCACTACCACAGCCGCCATGTTGGATCAGGAAGTGGGCAGAGTCGAAGCAGGAATTCCGAGCCGAGCTTAACGCAAAACGACTTTCTTGATCCGACCGACCCAATATTCACCCCCATTCTTTCTTTTAACGTTAATTGTACATGCTCCGCGGTTTCCCAAGCGGTCGAGGTAGGCGATTCTCTCTGTATTCGATCGTTTCATAGCACCAGCAATGGCCTCTCTCGCGCAAAGAACCACGACCCTCGTCCAGAGGAGGACCGAGGCCACTCGCAGCGCCGCTGCcgacagggacagggagaccGCCACGGAGGAGGACGAGGCTCGCCgcggcgaggaggaggacgacgacggTGGGGATTCTAAGGAGACCAGGCTTACATTGATGGAGGAGGTGTTGCTGTTGGGCCTCAAGGATCgagaggtgttttttttttggttttttttaaacccgtAAACCGAGCTTCCGTCGTCCGACGCTATTGTAGCCGTCATTAGCCAGATCGGCAGTGCAATATTGTTTACTTTCCACCCAGGCAACTGCTCATAAAGCGAGCTTTTACCTGGTAATCTTGCAGGGAATCACTGTTACAAACCGCGTTTGCAGCCAATTTGGCTCCGCGTTGTTAGCCGCACAACAGCGTGTCACTCACTCGTCTGTTGAGGGGAAAAGACTTTTATTTCGGCGCACACAGCGAGCTAAAGCGGAGCCCCGTCCGCCATTAAGCAACCGATGCCGTTACCTTTTTGCTACACGGCAACTTTTGGTCAAAGTTGGGCTTTTGGAGGTTGACATTAGCCGCGTAGCTGCGGCTAACAGCGGCTAACAGCGGCTAATCACAGCAACACGTCAGCTATAATAACAGACGCTGCACCTTGTTTGTCTTCCCTCCCCCAGGGTTACACGTCTTTCTGGAACGACTGTATTTCTTCCGGTCTCCGTGGGTGTATGCTTGTGGAACTGGCCCTGAGAGGGAGGCTACAGTTAGAGCCCTGTGGTGCTCGGAGAAAAAGCCTGCTTTCACGGAAGGTGAGGGGACCGCTGATGTGGTCACTGCTCCGGCTGCTCCATGAAAGCATGTGGCAGCCGCTGCAGCCCCATCTTTTCTTGGTATGCAACCATTTCCTGGGTTTGCTTCTGTTTAAGCACTTTTCTGTGCAAACTCTGCCGTGGCACGTGCAGGGATTCCTGGACACACAGGATGTGAGATTAGTTTGAGATGGATGACAGCACTTTTCCCAGGTTCAAACAGGTTCCCTTTGTTTGCAAAGGTAATCTGCAAATCAGATGCTCCGACAGGGGATGTGCTGCTAGATGAGGCCTTAAAGCACATAAAAGAGACCCAACCTCCAGAGACTGTCCAGAGCTGGATAGAGCTGCTAAGTGGTGAGATACTTTACCCATCTCCGTGTGCTGCCACCTTTTTTGGAAACGTCACACTGCCTGGCTAATTTCCCTAAAACtccctcctgcaggagaaacctGGAATCCCCTGAAGCTGCACTACCAGCTGAGGAACGTGAGGGAGCGTCTTGCAAAAAATCTGGTCGAGAAAGGTGTCCTGACCACAGAGAAACAGAACTTCCTGCTTTTTGACATGACCACACATCCGCTGACCAACAGCATCATTAAGCAGGTGAGCTGTCCTGGTTCCCTTCGGCAGTGTTTGAAGCCTGTCAGGGGCTGCACACTAGGAAATGTCAATGATTCACTGCAAGCAGATTTTCTGCACTTCTGCACTTtgcttacttcctgtttgaagacGGTGAAACTTATGCAGGCTGTCTTAACAAAAAATGTGTAAAGTGGCATTTTATAATTGTGGCGCATGATAAAAGCCAGGTAGcttcatgcaaatgtggccCTAGTCCTTAAAAATCCTTAAGTTTAGCGGTCTTAACATTCTAGCTGGACTTTAACACCGACTAACAGCCGAACAACAGCCGGATACCCCAAGAAAAAGAATCACAGGCTGTCTAAGCTGCGTGCCATCGTGTACGTATCCCATTTAATGGACAAATCAAATGCTATCGATCAGAATATGGTGTTACTTAACGTCACTTAAGACGCGGTTTTGATCCCGTAAATGCTGAATTCTGCCATCTCTGATGGGTCGACTTGTTATTGCCTGCAGCGCCTGATCAAGAAGGTCCAGGACTCTGTCTTAGAGAAGTGGGTCAACGATCCTCACCGCATGGACAAGCGAGTCCTCGCCTTGATTCTCCTCGCCCACTCGTCCGACGTTCTGGAGAACGCTTTCGCCCCGCTCCAAGATGACCAGTACGACCTGGGGATGAAGAGGGTCCACagcctgctggagctggagccagaGAAGGAGAGCACAAAGCCCAACTCCAATGAACTGATGTGGGCCGTGGTGGCTGCGTTCACTAAATGAATACACGTGATTGGTTGGACTGGAAGATCTGGCTACGGTCTGTGTTATTTAATTGCTTGAAGGACTTCACTTAATGAGACAGACTTCACTTTAATGAGACA harbors:
- the LOC130517595 gene encoding Golgi phosphoprotein 3-like, giving the protein MASLAQRTTTLVQRRTEATRSAAADRDRETATEEDEARRGEEEDDDGGDSKETRLTLMEEVLLLGLKDREGYTSFWNDCISSGLRGCMLVELALRGRLQLEPCGARRKSLLSRKVICKSDAPTGDVLLDEALKHIKETQPPETVQSWIELLSGETWNPLKLHYQLRNVRERLAKNLVEKGVLTTEKQNFLLFDMTTHPLTNSIIKQRLIKKVQDSVLEKWVNDPHRMDKRVLALILLAHSSDVLENAFAPLQDDQYDLGMKRVHSLLELEPEKESTKPNSNELMWAVVAAFTK